One Mycobacterium kubicae genomic window carries:
- a CDS encoding dihydrofolate reductase family protein → MGLICIELFATLDLVGQAPGGPEEDPVGFSFGGWQAPLIDEVTGAQVGAAYEGTDALLLGRRTYDMFAAYWPHQEGGEDNDIATLFNSVPKYVASRGRPDLSWRGSTQLGADLAGAVREIRDRHENIKVVGSLDLVRTLLREKLFDRIDLWLHPIMLGEGKKVFDGGVVPTNLTLLEPPASGGKGTVFLRYGLADGIPTTGDMSAPDRGLGSN, encoded by the coding sequence ATGGGCCTCATCTGCATCGAACTTTTCGCGACCCTCGACCTCGTCGGGCAGGCGCCCGGGGGCCCCGAGGAAGACCCAGTTGGATTCTCCTTCGGTGGCTGGCAGGCGCCACTGATCGACGAGGTCACCGGCGCCCAGGTAGGTGCAGCGTACGAGGGAACGGACGCCCTCCTACTCGGTCGGCGGACGTACGACATGTTCGCCGCTTATTGGCCACACCAGGAAGGTGGCGAGGACAACGACATCGCCACGCTGTTCAACAGCGTGCCGAAGTACGTGGCTTCGCGCGGCCGACCGGATCTGTCGTGGCGCGGGTCCACCCAACTCGGCGCGGACCTGGCCGGCGCGGTGCGCGAGATTCGCGATCGACACGAAAACATCAAGGTCGTCGGCAGTCTCGACTTGGTACGAACCTTGTTGCGCGAGAAGCTGTTCGACCGCATCGACCTCTGGCTGCACCCCATCATGCTCGGCGAGGGCAAGAAGGTGTTCGACGGTGGCGTGGTGCCCACGAACCTCACCCTTCTCGAACCGCCGGCATCCGGTGGGAAGGGCACGGTCTTCCTCCGCTACGGCCTGGCCGACGGCATCCCTACTACCGGTGACATGAGTGCACCCGATCGTGGGCTGGGCAGCAATTAG